A region from the Silene latifolia isolate original U9 population chromosome 7, ASM4854445v1, whole genome shotgun sequence genome encodes:
- the LOC141590071 gene encoding uncharacterized protein LOC141590071, producing the protein MEQFQECVSLCCIVDVSTIGDLFTRSNKQEVSERVYSRLDRAMGTLEWMYMFGDYIAHFHPEGLFDHRPCTIMNRRADIGGKKRFKYFNTWGKATEFKDRVNSVWSTGYSGTKMFRVFKKLKALKLVLKSLNNKCFSDMENTTNIASIALEQIQQELVGNLGDLNLIQHELDLASNVKDLIVAIDSFLSQKAKI; encoded by the coding sequence ATGGAACAGTTTCAAGAATGTGTATCTTTATGCTGCATTGTGGATGTTTCAACTATTGGGGATCTCTTTACACGGTCTAACAAACAAGAAGTATCTGAGAGGGTCTATAGTAGATTGGATAGGGCTATGGGCACTCTTGAGTGGATGTATATGTTTGGTGATTATATAGCTCATTTTCATCCCGAGGGATTATTTGATCACCGTCCATGTACCATAATGAATAGAAGAGCTGATATTGGAGGAAAAAAGAGATTCAAATACTTTAATACATGGGGGAAAGCTACTGAATTTAAGGATAGGGTTAACAGTGTTTGGAGTACTGGATACTCTGGTACTAAGATGTTTAGAGTTTTCAAGAAACTGAAAGCCCTCAAATTAGTGCTtaaaagtcttaataataaaTGTTTCTCTGATATGGAAAACACCACCAATATTGCTAGTATTGCTCTGGAACAGATACAGCAAGAATTGGTTGGAAATCTAGGGGACTTGAATTTGATTCAACATGAACTGGATTTGGCTAGTAACGTCAAAGATCTTATTGTAGCTATAGATAGCTTCTTATCACAGAAAGCAAAGATATAA